In one window of Gossypium arboreum isolate Shixiya-1 chromosome 4, ASM2569848v2, whole genome shotgun sequence DNA:
- the LOC108458693 gene encoding uncharacterized protein LOC108458693, producing MDQRFEQLQKDMQDQLQEQLAKMQNDMREQMLEAQRNMMAEMAQLLRAIDKGKAPMAILRALPNPPPRRPSVTIMPQHGSIDTEIPMNFPTASGFDLGDNLANPIIPDLDMAEREGHQGVDAKDLSLVPDLVLPHKFKMPKFEKYNGTICPEAHITMFCRRVTGYVNNNQLLFHCFQDSLIGATARWYNQLSWARINSWRDLAQAFIQQYNHVTDMTPDIIKLQNIKKKPNESFRQYAQRWREIAMQVQPLLLEKETTMLFINTLKAPFITHMIGNTTKNFVDIVMAGEMIENAIRDGKIEGETAKRSTSRRNEVNNASNYNLKSATIIQPRAVTVGQQGPQRNESGMRQNSEKIQFTPIPVTYKELYQKLFDAHVVAPFYLEPMQPPYPKWYDANVQCEYHAGITGHFIENCTTFKKLDKKFTKMGVIKFDTENPLPNHSDQGVNVIGEDEAEQGNLKGFCPYKLESSLNNWKAEELLVVFRNYTK from the exons atggatcaaaggtttgaaCAGTTACAGAAGGATATGCAAGACCAGTTGCAGGAGCAATTGGCCAAGATGCAAAACGATATGAGGGAGCAAATGTTAGAGgctcaaaggaatatgatggcCGAGATGGCTCAGCTACTGAGAGCCATTGATAAGGGAAAGGCTCCCATGGCAATCCTGCGGGCTTTACCCAACCCACCTCCTAGGAGGCCATCTGTCACTATAATGCCTCAAcatgggtcgatcgataccgaaATCCCTATGAATTTCCCAACTGCCTCAGGATTTGATTTGGGTGACAACCTTGCTAATCCAATCATTCCTGACTTAGATATGGCTGAAAGGGAAG GGCATCAGGGAGTTGATGCCAAAGATCTAAGCttggtcccagatttggtgcttcctcacaaattcaagatgccAAAGTTTGAGAAGTACAACGGAACTATTTGCCCAGAGGCCCATATTACGATGTTTTGTAGAAGGGTGACGGGTTACGTGAACAATAATCAACTGTTGTTCCATTGTTTCCAAGACAGCCTAATTGGAGCAACAGccaggtggtacaatcagttgagctgGGCCAGAATAAAttcatggagggatcttgcacaaGCTTTCATACAGCAGtacaatcatgtgactgacatgactccgGATATAATCAAgctacaaaacataaagaagaagcctaatgagagctttaggcagtaTGCACAGAGATGGAGAGAGATTGCTATGCAGGTTCAACCACTGCTCTTGGAGAAGGAAACCACTATGCtatttatcaacaccttaaaggctCCATTCATTACCCATATGATTGGAAATACTACAAAAAATTTTGTTGACATAGTTATGGCAGGGGAAATGATTGAAAACGCCATAAGGGACGGTAAGATAGAAGGGGAAACTGCTAAGAGATCAACCTCAAGAAGAAATGAGGTGAACAATGCGAGTAATTATAACTTGAAATCAGCTACGATTATTCAACCAAGAGCAGTAACTGTAGGACAGCAGGGTCCGCAAAGGAATGAATCTGGTATGAGACAGAATTCTGAAAAGATCCAGTTCACACCCATTCCAGTGACGTACAAAGAACTTTATCAGAAATTATTTGATGCACACGTGGTAGCTCCCTTCTACTTAGAACCAATGCAACCtccatatcccaaatggtatgatgcaaatgttCAATGTGAGTACCATGCAGGGATAACAGGACATTTCATAGAAAATTGTACTACCTTCAAGAAATTGGATAAAAAATTCACCAAAATGGGTGTTATAAAGTTTGATACAGAGAACCCATTGCCAAACCATAGCGATCAGGGGGTAAATGTGATTGGGGAAGATGAGGCTGAACAAGGAAATCTGAAGGGTTTTTGTCCCTACAAACTGGAAAGCTCCTTAAACAATTGGAAGGCAGAGGAACTTCTTGTAGTATTCAGAAATTATACgaagtaa